gttattgaTGTTTCTTTTTTCGTTGATTTATTACTGATTGTTTAGTGGtttttaatgtttattgttgattttgatCATCTTGTGTTCTTATAGATGCATTTTCTCTGTCTCTATCTAACTGACAAACTACTACTTTAAGAAAAGACATCTATAACAACACAAGATTCTTTTAAATACTTCTCTCATATCTGGCAACAAAAAATAACTCACAAGATAATACTAACAAGATCTGAAAACATACCACTAAAAATAACTCACAGATAATACTAAGCAATAATcaatgaaccaaaaaaaaaaaaaaaaaaagtaagtctGAAAGCACTATACTAATCAACCATCAGAAAATATCACACTAAACAATCATGCATTCATAGTGGTTAAACAACAGAAAGTTACAGCTTTTTAAATCTCCGGCTAAGAACACTTTagaagaaatggaaaagaagCTAGAAAGAAATCACCTGTAAAAACCagcaataaacataaaaaaccagtaaaatgaaaaaatagaagagaatagAAGAGTTTTGCCAAAGATGAACACCCaaacagtaaaagaaaaaaatggaagagaagatgagCTTTGCCAAAGATGAACACCGAACACTTTAATCAATTATTCACCTATGACAATTTGCTTGATCATTAGCAAAGACCAGAATTTGTTTAGTTGGAAGTGAGGCTGCATAGatgtggtttggtttggttaggTTTGGCCTCTCAAAACACATTATGTTTATAAAGTACAATGTCCCCTCTCCTCCCAAGCGATCACTGCAAAACCAACTAAGCCAAAcacgagaaaagaaaaactcccagaaaaaaaaactcgtcaaatatgcatgcatgtgtttttttgtgttcaatgaggggtacaattttttttttttgtatagtttttttttttttttttatccacttaGATGTattctccttaaaaaaaaatttgacatgaattttttctttttttttagaaagtgcAATAACAGAAAGATGTAAACTAATATTGGAGCACTGCCCTGACAACCGCATGCATGCACTGATTTTCTGtgcttttacattttttttaatgttttaatctttttttattttctgtgttttttattccttcttctTCAGTGAGCACATTTTTTATTCcgtgagttttgtttttaatcagGTACAATTGCCTATATACATGCACTGATTCAACCTGCAGAGCAAAAAAAGTAGacagaaaacataaaaatgttgTATGACACATCTggcaaaatataaaagataaaaataataaaccgaAAGAAAAAGTATACAACGAAAAAGCATAAAAGTGGaaactgacataacttaaaaggagaaaaataataaacccaaaATAACCTAATACTCAATGGATAAAGATGTTAAAAACTGCAAAACTGACTAAATGATAAGAAAAAGTAGACGTACAACCTGACTGACTAAAAGCTTCTGAATCATACAACTTGCAGAGCAGAAAAAGTATATAGCGAAAAAGCATGAAAGTGGTGGAACATAACTGTCAAAActtaaaggagaaaaataataaatcgaaAATAACTTAATACTCAATGGATAAAGACGTGAAAAACTGAAAACTGACTAAAATAACTGCTGTCGTGATGACTTAACGATGATTTAACAAAGAACTAACGGAAAATAAGAATTTCCGTTTGATGGCGTtaaatagccacttatataataaaaagatatatatatgtatgtatcctCGTTAAATGCGAGTTAgcataatctttttattttctatgtcTAATGCACATTCAGCATAATTAACcacaaacaaactaaaaatatgtAAGTACAAATTATCAAATGACCAGTTGAGAAAATGTGACATGCATTTTATCCACTCGTGCGTGGCTTACAAAATTAGAACTTATGTGATTGACAAAaccaatttacaaaataaaaatatcttgatTGATgcaatatatatcatttttagcGGTTAACTAGGTTGGACATTAAGAAAGACAAAGGCTCTAATAGGCCCCACAAAACACATGAGAGAATAACGTATACTtccaaaattttagaaaaaactctataaaattcaaaaaaagtgGGAAGATCTCTTGTGAATTATTAATGAGCATTTCTCAACACCAGAGgtaatttttaaatacatggatatatgtaatatatagttagttttTCATACTTATGCTGCGATCAGaagttaaaaaactaaaattaaaatataaaaaaaaattattatatatatatatatatgcatcactAACGTGATACCATCAATTTGGTTTAAACATTTTTCATAGCAAATTTGTAATCTAatatctttaatatttttcttacgtACTATTAATTCTTGTAGTGTCTTTTGACTAATATCCATAATATTATATCTTTAAAATCATGTAAAAATGAAGTTAGTCTACATACAATCATTGTCTCCGCTTATACAAgtttatacaattatgtttaaaaaaattttaaaatcacaataatatatgttttaaaataatttttttttttttttattcaagtcATCAATAAAATTGCACACATAGTCATCTACTCAAGATTGCAAGTAAAATTTCTTTAAACCTAAAACAAGGCTTTGAAAGCAAATTAATGCATGGACTGCATTTAATGCATATTTTCGAAGGTTTTGGGACCTTGGCTGTGAAAAGAGTACTTCGAAAGGGATAATGTGGGTTGAATAGTGAATATATGTAGAGTTGGACCCAAGTGGCAGCAAATGCAGCCCGTTTAAtcaattgagatttttttttttttttttttttgggtgtgtcacagtaattaattagatgACTCAACTCGGAGAGACACAGAAAATTTGGAATCGAGATCAGCTGTAAAGCACAAAGCCGGAGTACTTGGGTCAAAAAGTCAAATGCTTTGAATGTTTTTGGATGTGCATGTGGACGGACTAGTACTTGAAACTGCATCTTGTCTGTCATTCACAACAAGAACAAAAACGGGGGGACTATATACTATATCGTATATACCTTTGACAAACGAAAAAGCTCTCAGCTTTAAATTTCACACCCCAAGAAAACATTCCCAGTTGATTGGTAACTCAAATGATCAATTGGATAAAAACAGATCTATATATATCCTCCACATTTTCTTAATCTTCATATAGGAAGTAATCCTTgccataatttttttagtgCTGGTTCTTGAAGATTTTCGTGAAGAGTGTGAGAGTTTTTAAGGTGGCAAGCTCCAATATCAAGAGTAGTGTGCTAAATTGAAGAAACTAATAGCTATATGGCACATCAGCAACTATCAGAATTACATGCAGGCATAGACACTAgcttgaaaaaaagtaaaaagaatacACAGCacagtaaaaaagaaaaaaaaaaaactagtctaATTCATTTTTTTGTCTAAGTTTCATGCCACAGTTTACTCTCTCAACACTAACGAGCAAAACCCTAAACCACAGTTTCCATGCATAGAagacaagaacaaaaaatagaCAAAGAGGAGTTCATTTGAGACCATTTCCTGGGGTTGAGATTGCCAAATCCGGCCAAGAAAAGCAATGATGATCTCCTCCGACAAACCCGGATTCGCCACTCTCGAACTGCCACGTGTTCCCCATTCCCGTTGCACCACCATTACCACCGACTACAAAGCCCGAACCACCACCATCTCCGACGCCGGGAAAAGGCCACATACCTCTGTTGAGCCCAAATCCCATTTCCTCAAACCCGGGACCTACACCGAGCCCAAACCCACCAAGCGCCAAAAACCCCGGCCCCTGAGTGTTCAGCAGAGAAGTGAAACTCCCACAAACGCTCACATTTCCCTTCCCGTCTGCCCCACCGCCGTTAATACCAGCCCCAAAATGTACGGAAGATCCATGATTGTGCGTGAAAGGTACCAGAACAGGGTTGGCCGGCAAAAGGTCGACGTGAGAAGTAGCGGTAGAAGATACGGCGCCACTGGTGGCGATGGCGGTGCGAGAACGCTTGGCGTTCTTGCGAGAACCGCCACCAACGGGGATGTCTCGGAGCGTCCCGCCGTGAGTCCAGTAGCGGCGGCAGGACTTGCAGAAGTGACGGGGCTGCGAGAAGTTGTAGTTGTTGTAGTAGCAAAACTTGGTGTTGGTGGAGTCGCATCGCGGGCACGGAAGCTGCTCTTGTTCGGGTGGTGGGGCTCCAGTGTTGTGGGTAGGCTTTGTTGGCCTGCGGTGCTCGTTGGAGTCCGAAGGCATCGGTTTTCTGAGTGTTAGAGTTACTCTTGTCTTCAATTGATTTTGAGATTATGAGATGAGAACgttgaagaaaaggaagaagatgaggaagagttTGATGGTTTTAATTGATCCTTGAGGCTTGGGtagtggggggaggggggtggttttatggagagagagagagagagagagagagagagtatatgTTGGTGCTGCTGCAAACAGGGACAGAATCTGAGGCATATATGATCCAGAGCGCGAATAGCTTTTACAGTCATGTTTTGTTAAGCACGACAATTCAGTCGGCTCCAGAAGGCGTTCTGTTTTGGGTCGGCTATACAGAGCTAGCTAGCAGATCAGCGGCGGCTCCAttattaataagtaaaattCATTCTTTCTTGGTAAGAAAGTATGCATGCACCATAAAGTCGAGCTTTTTAACTCTTCTATTTACGCCTAAGCCCATTTCCAACGACAAGTAAATTCAGCAACTGTTGTACTAGATACGGTACtgttccttttcttctttttttttttttggttgtgttCTTTTATAAGCAGGACCTGTGGCATTCAGATATCTATgtaagaagagagagaggggaaaaaaacagAGACACAGAAACAGAGAAACGAAGAAGAATCCTTAATCAGCTGTCGGTTGAAGTTCCTATAGCTTTGTttcatttgtattttgtttggtaCCTGCGAATCACTTTGTGGCTTGACCATATATATGtcctttgtgttttttttttgtttctctctaaatttatttgtttactttttttggGTAGATGGAACTTGTTGCGTTTTTCTATTTCTGCGGGCTATGTGCAGCACACACTGTACTTGGGGATTTGATGTTTATAGCTAGGCCATAGACTTATGTGGTCTTGTACGCAATTTTCCTCCATGCAAAGAAATTTCCAACTTCCTCGAAGAAAATGTCATCATACAATACAAGAGCAATTATAATTTGAGTACCATCCATCATTTGGCTGGAATTTTTTAATCCTTAGGtcttatttaaatagtaaaattgtttatcttattttattttattattataaattttttaaatttttatataaaatatgataaataatttaattttttaaaaatttaaaataataataatattaaaaaaataatattataataatatttcattcaacttttaactttcatctaaaactatctcatcttatttcactatTTAAATCGCACATAAATATGACAAATTCAAGGATCAATAACTGGTATTACGCCCTCGCAATAACATGGAGTAAAATAATGTAGTATATAACACTTTATTAAAGATTGTATTAATGTGCATGACTAatatagtttgagttaagagtTCGACATGAGATTCCAATAAAGGAATTGATATCTTATAaagtttttctttgaattttataatctaaagtAAATAGAGATAGGTATATAAACTAAATCATTTAACATTTGTATGCAATAATCAAAATTCACtcatatgattataaatattataaaactcgccttatatatttatctttttcttattcaaaaaaaaaatgtaaacactaacaaataattaaaacaaaaggtTCAAAATTCTTACGCAGTGAAATCAAGGTAATCATGCAAAATAGCACACAAGATTTGGAtctaattctaaattaaattaaactcatTAAACATCAAACCGGCCAAGAACCATTAATTTATGTcctatgattaatatatatatatatatatatatatatatatatatatatatatataacacctCTAACTAGTCATGTAATGGTAACAAAAACAAGATATAAACCAAGTTCTAATCAAACGAACAAATTAAtacttttttagaaaaaatcatGCACACTACACTGGTATATGACTCATGGATTGTACAATACATATAAagaagaataattctatttatcatcctcatacaccacatattttatttattttaatttcacttttaaaaaaaataaatatatggtaTATGGATAATCAGTAAAACaacctaattaatttaataagaataaaataaaataaatattaataataaaaataataaatatttttatttaaaatcagtGACGTGGAATGATGAgcagtattttatttttataatattttatataattaaattttaaaatgaaaatatttatgtaaaataatttttaaaaaataataaaaatggtaGAACGTctgttattttataattgatGGATGGGAtgttaaaagagaaaagaacaaaaaaaaataaaataaatgaatggaGATATAAGGAGGGTTAAACCTCGTGAAAGAGGTTGAAGGGAAGTGAAAGGGATTGATGGAGTGGGAAGGTGGGAGAGGTGGGGCCAGAACCGACAGAATGATGAATGTCGGGCAGCGTGGGGTGCAATTATTGGGTTTCACCTCTGATTTCGGACGCGTCATGTCCGCATCAGATTCCTCCTCCGTACTCCTATCTCTCACCGCATTTCACGCTTCACTGTACCCATTACCAAACCCAGAGCCAAACCCAAATTGCACTTTTCCTTGTATGGCCACGCACCCACTCTCATTCGTATGCCTGCccttccatttttctcttttaaattcCCCATCATCATTTTAGACTGTTATCGTTCTACCAGTAAATGTACCACACACACTAGACATTAAGGTCCCGTTTGTatcgttttattttattattataatttttttaaaattattatataaaatataataaataatttaatttttttaaatataaaattaataatattattaaaaattaatattttaataatattttattctactcatttaaaatcatttcatctcaactctcaaTTCAAACAGaatctaaatattcataaattacaaatattagaTAAATGCTACGTGTAAGACTTATACACACGTGTTTATTTAATcaacatgtgatttattaattttgtcattttatttaaatatgcacatttaaacactaaaatataataataaaaatgacaaatcatatgTTTATGAAGTCAACGTGTGTAATGTAAAATTTCTATGTATAATTTCTCTAAATATTATTCCTCCATGTcgaattataataaaaaattaaaattatattttattataaattaaatattatcatgTTGGCCGGGGTGTTTTTCACccccacatatatatatatatatatatatatatatatatatatatatatatatatatatatatatacctgtgAGTGAAGACTAATTGGATTGATATGATAACATAAAATATGTTCTAGTAGTTATGTAAATGACCTACTCTAATATAGGGTTATCATCTTTGactctttttcctccttttactttcttttgtcttaaataataaaaccaaaaacataTCGTGACAATGTCTTTACACAAATTAATTCAtccaactaaaaaattaaagccTATGAAGATACATAACTATAGTACATAATACAATAATCTTAGTTGCTCACTTGATTGATCGTCTACATTTATTTACTCTTCTACTATAGCATCGAAACTTTGTTGTCTCAAGAGTATAACCTACCTATGCCAAATCAATACCTTTTATGAAAAGATCATATAGAAATTAAAGATATTCAATACGAAATAAATAgatacatataaattttatttacaatcttaagtactttataaataatataatttttttttcttcacaaaaaggATTGGAGAGGGCGACTAGTGATGGCTTCCTTATAGGACGTGACCATAGTT
Above is a genomic segment from Juglans microcarpa x Juglans regia isolate MS1-56 chromosome 1D, Jm3101_v1.0, whole genome shotgun sequence containing:
- the LOC121256336 gene encoding dof zinc finger protein DOF3.4-like, whose product is MPSDSNEHRRPTKPTHNTGAPPPEQEQLPCPRCDSTNTKFCYYNNYNFSQPRHFCKSCRRYWTHGGTLRDIPVGGGSRKNAKRSRTAIATSGAVSSTATSHVDLLPANPVLVPFTHNHGSSVHFGAGINGGGADGKGNVSVCGSFTSLLNTQGPGFLALGGFGLGVGPGFEEMGFGLNRGMWPFPGVGDGGGSGFVVGGNGGATGMGNTWQFESGESGFVGGDHHCFSWPDLAISTPGNGLK